The Eriocheir sinensis breed Jianghai 21 chromosome 58, ASM2467909v1, whole genome shotgun sequence sequence TCTGTCCTGGTAGCAGCGGTAATATTCCCAGCACATGAGCTGTCAACTTTCCTGCTTCCTCGTCTCTAATCCTAATAACTGTATCACATCTAACCTTTGAAGACTTAGACCAAACTGAGGTTCACATTCCCCTCCAGTGAGTTCAACAGCACAAGCATTTCAAGTAACCCTTTCAATAATGGATTGCAATACTTCTATTCCAAGTCTTAGTTACGTGATGATAATTGTGCAACATATATAATAAGCAGTCAGAACTTTTTGGCTTAGTGAATGGACAACGGGCCCTGCAGTCTCGTATACAATTTTAAGGACACCTTTGTGGAAAATTGATGCAAAAACTGAAAAGTGTTTTCTTTTATGAATAAACTGCATTATGGTTTTAGTTTCTGACAGAATGTGTTATTTATCCAGAGCACAATTGTTACGCTGTTTAAATGGCCTTTTTATCGAAGGTGTGGTCCAGTGGTACTCCAGACTTCTTTTGTCTAAAAACTGTGGTGCTCGGCATCAATTACAGTGCCTTAGCACAACGTGGGTATGAGAGCTGCACTGCTTAGGGAAGGAGGATTGGGATTGATCAACTTCCGCACACTTCATCACCTCCAGAGGAAGTGATAATCCCTGCATTGCATAAGAGGTGTCGAGAACAGAAAGGGCGAACTTACCTAAATTAAGTTTTGAGAAAACTCATTTCTAAACACACTACCACACACCAGGGCTGAGGAAGCCAGGTCTGATTTGCCTTCTTCCAATGCATTACCAAATAAatggcatctttatttttattgtagaTATTTTTAATATTTTGCTGCACCCCCCTCACCCATATACATGaaacactgaataaaaaaaataagtcatACAATGATATGCAACATACTCCAACATCAGGATCATATGTGAAAAAGCAAAAGCTGTGAAGACAAAATAATTCTAATGTAATCCCTTTATTAATGTGTACTTCAGAGGACTGGTACTTGCCTAAAGCAACACCTCTGCTTCCTTATGGTGGCCTCATGGAAAACTGCCACTACGAGAAAAAGGCCAATACATGGAAGCAAGTATAGAGCCTTTCAAAATGAGAAGAGATTATGCAAacacttccattatttttttctgcgaCTTTTAAAGACAGCTCTTGGCTATTTGATGCCAGGGAATCACACAAGTAAAGGCAATGGCAGTGAGCTATCAATATAATCAGCATCATTCCATCCGTTCTCCTTTGTTTTTACCCAGGGACCGATAGGTAAATAAACTGAAACCCTATATGCCCATTCTGACCCTGTTTTTAAGCTATTCTCCCTCATCACAGTTCCtgcatttttccttttatatcttATATTTCTGatagaaataatttaaatgcaTGTGTAATATATTGTAGTAAGTGTATGATTTGTGTAGAGAAGTACATTATGGTGAAGTGGGGCACTTCTGAGTGACttagaagaaaagggggaaataaGTGCTCTTGACTACATGGGAACCCAGTAGATTATATTATAATGTTAACACAACCTCATTACAAATTTCAGAGTCTTTCATCATACAACATCTTAAAGTTTAATGAAAGTGGCATCAGAGGATAGCAGGCCTTCAACCTATAAAAGAATTAATTTTCCTAAAACGGCTTTTAAATGAAACACATACCAAAAGCTTACTCATTCTTAACATGGCAAAAGGTAACTAGATTGCATTAATTACTTGGAGTATAAATTCTTAGATTCTGAGAGAAAAAATATGCCATTCATTTGATGCTGTTGTTTAAGAAATGAAAACTGAAATTAAACATAAATTATTGTGCAATTTTGATCACAGTTCAATGAAGGCGGTACACTGTACCGTAAAACATAAGATACACAAACTGCACGACATCCTTCCCttctaaaaaaaatcaataacagaGCAACAACCTACAAACCACAATATTGCTGAGAAAGTAGTTATCTCATGTAAGCTTATACTGCAGAACAGTATCAATCAAAAGAAATCTTTACGTTTTGGATAATTACCTTTGTTGAAACTTTCAACCTTTTTTTAAGTTGAAATTGAAATTGGTTTGTCTATCAATGGATCTTAAAAAACTCATTTACATGCAGCTCACCTAAATTTTCTAATTatttgaaaatataaataagagcAGCATTGCATACCTTTAGAATCAATTAATAGCCCATATGTACAAgtcaaaaggaacaaaaaatatacaaaaattctTAAGATTAACTCATGTTACCTGCAAACGAGGAGAACTTAAACACTTAGTCTTGCTTGGAGCCCTTGACAGGGTATCCCCGGAATGCTTTGACGATGAAGAGAGCCAGCAGTGCATGCAGGAGGATCACTGATGTGATGGCAGCATACACGTTGGCTGTGGTGTCACTATAGGACAGCAGGTCTGAAAAATGTTGCTTTTAAAGTATTCCACTACAGCTTCAACTTATCCTCACCCCACTACACATGACTACTATCATGGAATCTAAACTTTACTCTCACCCATGCAGCATTGCCAGCGTCACAGTTACGCCAACTGGTGCTCAGTGGACTGCTAACTTCAAACACATGTAGAGGAGTCTAGCCAACACTGCACAGTGCTTGGGGCAGCATTGgcaccattttttatttttttatttaaacgagAAAATACTAATACATTTTGATTATATATAAAGGATGTGTCTCTTCACTGCTGCATCATTGACTCCACCATCCACAACCATAAGCAAATGCAATATCAAAGAAGAAATAATGTATAAATGATAGCTCATAAAAATAATTATGTAATATTCAACAGAAAAATGtgcaatacaaataaaatacccccccccaaaaaaataataataataataaaataatgaatgaattatAGTTAATATTACCTTGAATGAAGTGTCACAAAATGGAAATGATAAGTAGGGATGTGTTGCACTTTGGAAAAATTAAGCATTATAAAAATTGGCCATAGACAACAGTAAACAGACACAAATTGCTCCCCACCCATATGATGTCATGAAAACTCTAGGGTCAGGAAATACCAATGTTCAAAACCTGTCCCAACTTTATAATGAAACCAAATTGACGAATCCATTGTGGTACTGGCTCCCGTgggtcctttcttcccctctgctctgccacacagtcccaacacctatctcttcctcccatATGTTAGCTatgggtaacatatgagaggaagaaatacgTGGtaagactgtgtggcagagcagaagggaggaaaggacccgtgggagccaacgccaaaacggactcgccAATCTGGTTTCATTATAAAGGAGTCAAAACTACTGAATACATGGGCCAGTAAGTACTACTATTGTGTTATACCATTGTTATATGGCTATAACTTCATTcctacaaaaaaaggaaaaaaaagtcaatgCAAGGGGTGGTCAAGCCAGTACTCACTGAATATGCTGAATTATGGGTTAACATAATTCAAAGCTAAAATTCAACACAACTATATATACTTCTACAAGCATGCAACTTACCTTCAAAAATAAAGGATTTTGTGAAGAAGAATCCCCCAATGGGTAGAAGAATGATCATCAATACATAAGGCAGCACAGCAGCAATCAGGGAAGCCTCAGTAGGGCCCTGAAACAAGGATAACAACCTAGAATACATTTCCTCATTAGCTTCACCAGCACATACTTATCATGTTTAATGCAGCTGAATGTCAACTGCAAGTGTGAAAACAATGTTGGCACGCACATGCAAGTTAAGAATCCCTTTTCCGAAATTCCTGGGATATACTTTTATTTGaatctaaataaaatgaaaactgaaatatGGGATTAAtcacgagagggtagcctactaatctTGAGATGCTGAcagcttatttctggacaaaatatgatgctgtttattatggggATAGTATTTATCTCCGGAAATCCATTGCCTGTTGTGCACCTGCCaccgcagctgcaaaatagctcagAAAGAGGTTCAACTTCACTCACCACCCACAAATATCACTAGTAgataaactagaacaaaaccaggcaaattaatgtttttactGCCGTGTATTCCCCCAGCGTGCATGCGTATTGAACAGAAGAGcaacttatttctgtgaggaggtatttctcacaacaccgacCCATGTATAGTGGACTGCCGCCGCCAAGTCCCGTCCTGTGCTCCATTATGTAGTTCCACCACCCCACACtgcgtgccgaataaatttaaactaaccatcTAATTTTACATAGGCCATTTGTTCCATATCTGGCTGTCTGAATGTTTAAgtagataaaattcagtattttaaaactgtagtgagtgcAATTTTTAATGAACCAAAAAaacagtccataaaattatgtttgtcaagggttgtCCTGAattacgtgtaaaatacgcgtcgtaacatccctccctccttcctcctactttcacctgcagcggctgtcagtcatggcaggctagagaaattttaggaTTGCcgcccgttccttaaaatatggattcgttctgtattggagaacAGGGTGTTGTGTTCCTTATTGTTTTTAGCTCTAGGTCGCAACCCTAACTGAGgctctattcccattgttttccgctttGAGCACTCCTCGTTTTGCGGCGAAAAAAGGGAACCCATGATCACGTCTTCAACTTATAcagagagacacgccagtccaaCTCGATAGACCGACTCTATCAGCTGATATCAGCCTAGCCGACATTTCAACTTTGCttgtcttctatttctattttatcaCATTATATATGCCCTCACATAATGGTTTTGTTGCCAATGACACATCAGTCACAGTATCTATCAAATCTAAGCACAAATGTTTTGGCAAAAGATCTTTAggacaatttaccgtttcacccagccaacgattttctgacgtggttcatgtttttctggtgatagatgttgtgaattgcacgattttgtacctcatttccgtcgcgaatgtctacttttcgagttatgcctcttttcaagttatgcctatcccctgccctaaTCGATCTTGGGGTCCTGTGGTGTGGTTTGGCCAACATCTGGCTGTCGTCTGGTTTCTGGGTGTTGACCTTGGGGAGCCTGTTTTAGGAAAGGACCTGGTCTCCTAAGGGGGCGGAGGGACTGACCTGGTCT is a genomic window containing:
- the LOC126985027 gene encoding vacuolar ATPase assembly integral membrane protein VMA21-like, coding for MEHRTVSSIPGGDSFLGDQGPTEASLIAAVLPYVLMIILLPIGGFFFTKSFIFEDLLSYSDTTANVYAAITSVILLHALLALFIVKAFRGYPVKGSKQD